The Ancylothrix sp. D3o genome has a window encoding:
- a CDS encoding tetratricopeptide repeat protein gives MKKLFNPSKQKSSKAKRLGKFFALLLSVSVMGTSGIALAQTIEELINQAFDAYNVGNVSEAERILREAIQLYPKNSVAYSNLGIVLSQQGKLDEAISNYRQAISLDPKYAPTYNHLGLALYQQGKLDEAISNHRQAISLDPENVRAYIDLGMALRVQGKHDEAISSIRQAISLDSQNAFAYNNLGMVLVKQEKFEEAIAEFQQALKIDPNFLEAQNNLKEAERQLALQRNR, from the coding sequence ATGAAAAAACTATTCAATCCTTCTAAACAAAAATCTAGCAAAGCAAAAAGACTTGGTAAATTTTTTGCTTTACTGTTAAGTGTGTCAGTTATGGGTACATCAGGAATAGCCCTAGCTCAAACTATTGAGGAACTAATCAATCAAGCTTTTGATGCTTACAATGTCGGTAACGTTTCTGAGGCTGAACGTATTTTGAGAGAGGCTATTCAACTATACCCTAAAAATTCTGTAGCTTACAGCAATTTGGGAATTGTACTATCACAGCAAGGAAAACTCGATGAAGCTATCAGCAACTACCGACAAGCTATTTCCCTTGATCCTAAATATGCCCCAACTTACAACCATTTGGGATTGGCTTTATATCAGCAAGGAAAACTTGATGAAGCGATCAGCAACCACCGACAAGCTATTTCCCTTGATCCTGAAAATGTCCGTGCTTATATCGATCTAGGAATGGCATTGCGTGTTCAAGGAAAACACGATGAAGCTATTAGTAGCATACGGCAAGCGATTTCCCTTGATTCTCAAAATGCCTTCGCTTACAACAATCTGGGAATGGTGCTTGTTAAACAAGAAAAATTTGAGGAAGCTATTGCAGAATTCCAACAAGCCCTTAAAATTGATCCCAACTTTTTAGAAGCTCAAAATAACCTCAAAGAAGCAGAAAGGCAGCTTGCCTTGCAGCGAAATCGTTAA
- the glmS gene encoding glutamine--fructose-6-phosphate transaminase (isomerizing): MCGIVGYIGTRAASEILLAGLEKLEYRGYDSAGLATVWEGEIHCIRAKGKLHNLREKVAGMETPAQIGIGHTRWATHGKPEEYNAHPHTDSNKRVAVVQNGIIENYRELRQELKAKGHIFRSDTDTEVIPNLIAEFMASESCSLVEAVRLAVNELEGGFAIAVLCADYPDEMIVAKQQAPIVLGFGEGEFFCASDTPALVPHTRAVLPLENGELARLTPLGVEVYSFAGERLKKFPRTLNWNPVLVEKQGFKHFMLKEIYEQPGVVRANLEAYFNDGWLPGSEGLPVKLGLPDHLLEGLEHVQVLACGTSWHAGLVGKYLIEQLAGIPTMVQYASEFRYAPAPLTPNTLTIGISQSGETADTLAALAMEQQRRLGQDERFLPRLLGITNRPESSMGHLVPHIIDTCAGIEIGVAATKTFVAQLMAFYCLALDLAARRGSLAGDRIVEVVEGLRQLPALMEQVLESQERYIEELAHEFAETKDFIFVGRGINFPIALEGALKLKEISYIHAEGYPAGEMKHGPIALLDAKVPVVAIAMPGCVYEKVISNAQEAKARDSILIGVTPVGDHAAEIFDKLLPVPVVDEILSPVLSVIPLQLLSYHIAARRGLDVDQPRNLAKSVTVE; encoded by the coding sequence ATGTGTGGAATTGTTGGTTATATTGGAACTCGCGCTGCAAGTGAAATTTTACTGGCCGGTTTAGAGAAGTTGGAATACCGGGGTTATGATTCTGCGGGTCTTGCGACGGTGTGGGAAGGCGAGATTCATTGTATCCGGGCTAAGGGGAAGTTACATAATTTGCGTGAAAAAGTGGCAGGGATGGAAACACCGGCCCAAATTGGTATCGGTCATACGCGCTGGGCTACTCACGGCAAACCAGAGGAGTATAATGCTCATCCGCATACGGATAGTAATAAGCGGGTAGCGGTGGTGCAAAATGGAATTATTGAAAATTATCGTGAGTTGCGCCAAGAGTTGAAGGCGAAGGGGCATATTTTTCGCTCGGATACGGATACTGAGGTTATCCCTAATTTGATTGCTGAGTTTATGGCGAGTGAGTCTTGTTCGTTGGTTGAGGCTGTTCGCTTGGCGGTGAATGAATTGGAGGGTGGGTTTGCCATAGCGGTTTTGTGTGCAGATTACCCCGATGAGATGATTGTGGCAAAACAGCAGGCGCCGATTGTGTTGGGTTTTGGAGAAGGGGAGTTTTTCTGTGCTTCGGATACTCCGGCTTTGGTGCCTCATACTCGTGCGGTTTTGCCTTTGGAAAATGGGGAGTTGGCGCGGTTAACGCCTTTGGGTGTTGAGGTTTATAGTTTTGCTGGGGAACGCTTGAAGAAGTTTCCTCGGACTTTGAATTGGAATCCGGTTTTGGTGGAGAAGCAGGGCTTTAAGCATTTTATGCTTAAGGAGATTTATGAGCAGCCTGGTGTGGTGCGGGCGAATTTGGAGGCTTATTTTAATGATGGTTGGCTTCCTGGGAGTGAGGGGTTGCCGGTTAAGTTGGGTTTGCCGGATCATTTGTTGGAGGGGTTGGAGCACGTCCAGGTTTTGGCTTGTGGGACTTCTTGGCACGCGGGTTTGGTTGGTAAGTATTTGATTGAGCAGTTGGCGGGTATTCCGACGATGGTTCAGTATGCGTCGGAGTTTCGCTATGCACCGGCCCCTCTGACACCGAATACTCTCACAATTGGTATTAGTCAGTCTGGGGAGACGGCGGATACTTTGGCGGCGTTGGCTATGGAACAGCAGCGCCGGTTGGGTCAGGATGAGCGGTTTTTGCCTCGTTTACTTGGTATAACAAACCGGCCTGAGTCTTCGATGGGTCACTTAGTGCCGCACATTATTGATACTTGTGCGGGGATTGAGATTGGGGTGGCGGCGACGAAGACTTTTGTGGCGCAGTTGATGGCGTTTTATTGTTTGGCGTTGGATTTGGCGGCGCGGCGTGGCAGTTTGGCGGGGGATAGGATTGTGGAGGTGGTGGAGGGTTTACGGCAGTTGCCGGCTTTGATGGAGCAGGTTTTGGAGAGTCAGGAGCGCTATATTGAGGAGTTGGCGCATGAGTTTGCGGAGACGAAGGATTTTATTTTTGTGGGGAGGGGGATTAATTTTCCGATTGCTTTGGAGGGTGCTCTGAAGTTGAAGGAAATTAGTTATATTCATGCGGAGGGTTATCCGGCGGGCGAGATGAAGCATGGGCCGATTGCTTTGTTGGATGCTAAGGTGCCGGTGGTGGCGATTGCGATGCCGGGGTGTGTGTATGAGAAGGTAATATCGAATGCTCAGGAGGCTAAGGCGCGGGATTCGATTTTGATTGGGGTGACGCCGGTGGGTGATCATGCGGCGGAGATTTTTGATAAGTTGTTGCCGGTGCCGGTGGTGGATGAGATTTTGTCGCCGGTGTTGTCGGTGATTCCGTTGCAGTTGTTGTCTTATCACATTGCGGCGCGGCGTGGTTTGGATGTGGATCAGCCGCGTAATTTGGCTAAGTCTGTGACGGTTGAGTAA
- the psaC gene encoding photosystem I iron-sulfur center protein PsaC, producing MSHSVKIYDTCIGCTQCVRACPTDVLEMVPWDGCKAGQIASSPRTEDCVGCKRCETACPTDFLSIRVYLGAETTRSMGLAY from the coding sequence ATGTCTCATTCGGTTAAAATTTACGACACCTGCATTGGTTGCACTCAGTGCGTCCGCGCTTGCCCGACTGATGTTTTGGAAATGGTACCCTGGGATGGCTGCAAGGCCGGTCAGATTGCGTCTTCTCCTCGTACAGAAGACTGTGTGGGTTGCAAACGTTGCGAAACGGCTTGCCCTACTGACTTTTTGAGCATCCGTGTTTACCTGGGTGCTGAAACAACTCGCAGTATGGGTCTGGCTTACTAA
- a CDS encoding CoB--CoM heterodisulfide reductase iron-sulfur subunit B family protein: MSSQTLRYAYFPGCVAQSACRELDQSTKVLSKSLGIELIELKKASCCGSGTFKEDSQLLEDTVNARNIALAEQLNLPLLTHCSTCQGVIGHVDERLKAAQSDDPAYMEKVNNLLHQQGCSPYQGTTEVKHLLWALVTDYGLEEVQKRVTRKLAGLKCAAFYGCYLLRTQKHLIYDDPFQPESMENVFRAIGAEPIYYRGRTQCCGWPLSSYATTESFKMAGAHLQEALDKGAECMVTPCPLCHLNLDSRQPEVEKTLGKKLGLPVLHLSQLVALALGADPKALGLDRHIVSTKPVLQKLGL, translated from the coding sequence ATGTCATCGCAAACGCTTCGATATGCTTATTTTCCCGGTTGTGTGGCCCAGAGTGCCTGTCGGGAGTTAGACCAGTCTACAAAAGTTCTCTCAAAATCTCTGGGGATTGAGCTAATTGAGCTAAAAAAGGCTTCCTGCTGTGGTTCGGGGACTTTTAAGGAAGATTCCCAGCTTTTGGAAGATACGGTGAATGCTCGTAATATTGCTTTGGCTGAGCAATTAAATTTGCCTCTCCTTACTCATTGCAGCACTTGTCAAGGAGTTATTGGTCATGTGGATGAACGTCTCAAGGCTGCTCAGTCTGACGATCCGGCTTATATGGAGAAGGTGAATAATTTACTTCATCAGCAAGGCTGTTCGCCTTATCAGGGAACGACTGAGGTTAAACATTTACTTTGGGCTCTTGTTACGGATTATGGTTTGGAGGAAGTTCAAAAGCGGGTAACTCGCAAGTTGGCCGGCCTCAAGTGTGCTGCTTTTTATGGTTGCTATCTCCTCCGTACTCAAAAACATTTAATTTATGATGACCCGTTTCAACCGGAATCTATGGAAAATGTTTTTCGGGCCATCGGTGCTGAGCCAATTTACTATCGCGGTCGTACTCAGTGCTGTGGTTGGCCGCTTTCTAGTTATGCGACAACCGAATCTTTTAAAATGGCCGGCGCTCATCTTCAAGAGGCTCTTGACAAAGGGGCTGAGTGTATGGTAACGCCTTGCCCTTTATGTCATTTGAATTTGGATTCGCGTCAGCCAGAGGTGGAAAAAACTCTGGGGAAAAAGTTGGGGTTGCCGGTGTTACATTTGTCGCAGTTGGTGGCTTTGGCTTTGGGGGCTGACCCGAAGGCGTTGGGTCTTGACCGGCATATTGTCTCGACAAAGCCGGTGTTGCAAAAGTTAGGTTTGTAA
- a CDS encoding acyl carrier protein produces the protein MSQEDIFSRVKKIVADQLEVDESKITPEASFQNDLEADSLDQVELVMALEEEFEIEIPDEAAEQLSTVGSAVEYISSKVATAA, from the coding sequence ATGAGTCAAGAAGACATTTTTAGCAGAGTCAAAAAAATTGTTGCCGATCAACTAGAAGTAGACGAAAGCAAAATCACCCCAGAAGCAAGCTTTCAAAACGACCTAGAAGCAGATTCTTTAGATCAGGTTGAATTGGTAATGGCTTTAGAAGAAGAATTTGAAATTGAAATTCCAGACGAAGCCGCCGAACAACTATCGACAGTTGGATCTGCTGTCGAATATATCAGCAGCAAAGTTGCCACTGCTGCCTAA
- the fabF gene encoding beta-ketoacyl-ACP synthase II, translating into MSNFEKKRVVVTGLGAITPIGNTLAEYWDGLMAGKNGIGEITLFDASRHDCRIAGEVKGFDPHEYLERKEAKRMDRFAQFGVAASKQALADAGFEINELNAEQVGVIIGTGIGGLKVLEDQQEIYLTKGPNKCSPFMIPMMIANMAAGLTAIHTGAKGPNNCTVTACAAGSNAVGEAFRIIQQGLAQAMICGGCEAAVTPLSVAGFAAARALSTRNDDPTKACRPFDKDRDGFVMGEGAGILLLEELEHAKARGAKIYAEIVGYGMTCDAYHMTSPVPGGEGAARAIQLAMKDAGITPDQVSYINAHGTSTGANDPTETAAIKKALGEAAYKVAVSSTKSMTGHLLGGSGGIEAVATALAIANDRIPPTINLENPDEGCDLDYVPHTSRAQTVNVALSNSFGFGGHNVTLAFKKYVG; encoded by the coding sequence ATGTCGAACTTTGAAAAAAAACGAGTTGTAGTAACAGGACTCGGTGCAATTACACCGATAGGAAATACCCTGGCCGAATATTGGGACGGGTTGATGGCCGGTAAAAATGGAATAGGCGAGATTACCTTATTTGACGCATCACGCCACGATTGCCGTATTGCCGGTGAGGTAAAGGGTTTTGACCCCCATGAGTACCTAGAACGCAAAGAAGCGAAACGGATGGATCGTTTTGCTCAGTTTGGGGTAGCAGCCAGCAAGCAGGCTCTTGCAGATGCCGGCTTTGAAATCAACGAGCTAAACGCAGAACAGGTAGGCGTGATCATCGGCACCGGCATCGGCGGTCTAAAAGTGTTGGAAGACCAACAAGAAATCTACCTGACCAAAGGGCCAAACAAATGCAGCCCTTTTATGATTCCGATGATGATTGCTAACATGGCTGCCGGTTTAACCGCCATCCACACCGGCGCAAAAGGGCCAAATAACTGCACCGTGACTGCCTGTGCAGCGGGGTCAAATGCAGTGGGTGAGGCATTTCGCATTATCCAGCAAGGTTTAGCGCAAGCGATGATTTGCGGGGGATGTGAAGCAGCAGTTACGCCTTTGTCGGTGGCAGGGTTTGCAGCAGCTAGAGCACTTTCGACCCGCAACGATGACCCTACCAAAGCTTGCCGGCCTTTTGATAAAGACCGCGATGGGTTTGTGATGGGAGAAGGGGCCGGTATTTTGCTGCTCGAAGAACTCGAACACGCCAAAGCTCGCGGTGCGAAAATCTATGCGGAAATTGTCGGCTATGGCATGACTTGCGATGCCTACCACATGACCTCGCCGGTGCCGGGAGGTGAAGGTGCAGCCAGAGCAATTCAGTTAGCTATGAAAGATGCAGGAATAACCCCCGATCAAGTCAGCTACATTAACGCTCACGGTACTAGCACAGGCGCCAACGACCCCACAGAAACCGCAGCCATTAAAAAAGCCTTGGGAGAAGCAGCTTATAAAGTTGCTGTTAGTTCTACCAAATCGATGACCGGCCACCTGTTAGGAGGTTCTGGCGGTATCGAAGCGGTGGCGACAGCCTTGGCCATTGCCAATGACCGCATCCCACCAACGATTAATTTAGAAAACCCCGATGAAGGCTGCGATTTGGACTATGTGCCCCACACCAGCCGAGCCCAAACCGTAAACGTCGCTTTGTCTAACTCGTTTGGGTTTGGCGGTCATAACGTCACCTTGGCGTTTAAAAAGTACGTTGGGTAA
- the tkt gene encoding transketolase, protein MAVATQTLQELCINSIRFLAIDAVEKAKSGHPGLPMGAAPMAFVLWDQFMRFNPKNPKWFNRDRFVLSAGHGCMLQYALLHLTGYDSVPLEEIKNFRQWGSKTPGHPENFETEGVEVTTGPLGQGIANAVGLAMAEAHIAAKFNKPDCKIVDHYTYVILGDGCNMEGVSGEACSLAGHLGLGKLIALYDDNHISIDGSTDISFTEDVSKRFEAYGWHVLHVENGNTDLDAIAAAIAEAKSVTDKPSMIKVTTTIGYGSPNKQNTAGVHGAALGGDEVKATREHLGWNYEPFVIPDDVLAHFRKAVERGASYQAEWEETYATYRTKYAEEAALFDRMLSGKLPEGWDSGLPSYTPADKALATRKHSENCLNALAKNMPELLGGSADLTHSNLTEIKGEGSFQKGQYQNRNLRFGVREHGMGAICNGIALHNSGLIPYCATFLVFADYMRAAIRLSALAEVGVIYVMTHDSIGLGEDGPTHQPVETLASLRVIPNLLVFRPADGNESSGAYKVAIQNRKRPSLMAMSRQNLPNLDGSSIDIVSKGAYVLSGAEETPDIILIGTGSEVQLCVKAAEQLRGEGKKVRVVSMPCSELFDEQDEAYKESVLPKSVKKRLAVEAAVSFGWCRYVGSEGDTVSIDTFGASAPGEVLLEKFGFTVDNVVAKAKALLG, encoded by the coding sequence ATGGCAGTCGCAACCCAAACTCTACAAGAACTTTGTATAAATTCGATCCGTTTTTTGGCAATTGATGCCGTAGAAAAAGCAAAATCTGGCCACCCCGGTCTACCGATGGGTGCCGCGCCAATGGCGTTTGTGCTGTGGGATCAGTTCATGCGGTTTAACCCAAAAAATCCGAAGTGGTTTAACCGCGACCGTTTTGTTTTGTCTGCCGGTCATGGTTGTATGTTGCAGTACGCTTTGCTGCACCTCACCGGCTATGACAGCGTACCCCTCGAAGAAATTAAAAACTTCCGTCAATGGGGCTCTAAAACCCCCGGACACCCCGAAAACTTTGAAACCGAAGGCGTGGAAGTAACCACCGGCCCCCTCGGTCAAGGTATTGCTAATGCTGTTGGTTTGGCAATGGCTGAAGCCCATATCGCCGCCAAATTCAACAAACCCGACTGCAAAATTGTTGACCACTACACCTATGTGATTTTGGGTGATGGTTGCAATATGGAAGGCGTTTCTGGTGAAGCTTGCTCGCTGGCCGGCCACCTTGGACTCGGTAAATTAATCGCTCTCTACGATGACAACCACATCTCGATTGATGGTTCTACCGATATTTCTTTCACCGAAGATGTAAGCAAGCGCTTTGAAGCTTACGGCTGGCACGTTCTCCACGTCGAAAATGGTAACACTGACCTCGATGCCATTGCCGCCGCCATTGCTGAAGCTAAATCTGTCACCGATAAGCCTTCAATGATTAAGGTGACAACAACTATCGGTTATGGTTCTCCCAATAAGCAAAATACTGCCGGTGTTCACGGTGCTGCTTTGGGTGGCGATGAAGTCAAAGCAACCCGCGAACACCTCGGCTGGAACTATGAGCCGTTTGTGATTCCCGATGATGTGCTGGCTCACTTCCGCAAAGCCGTTGAGCGCGGTGCCAGCTATCAAGCTGAGTGGGAAGAAACCTATGCTACCTATCGCACCAAGTATGCGGAAGAAGCAGCTTTGTTTGATCGGATGTTGAGCGGTAAGCTGCCTGAAGGTTGGGATAGCGGTTTGCCTAGCTACACCCCCGCAGATAAGGCTCTTGCAACTCGCAAACATTCGGAAAATTGCTTGAATGCTCTGGCAAAAAATATGCCGGAATTATTGGGCGGTTCTGCTGACTTAACCCACTCTAACTTGACAGAAATTAAGGGTGAAGGTAGCTTCCAAAAAGGTCAATACCAAAACCGTAACTTGCGCTTTGGTGTGCGGGAACACGGGATGGGTGCAATTTGCAATGGTATTGCTTTGCACAATTCTGGTTTAATTCCTTATTGCGCTACGTTTTTGGTGTTTGCTGACTATATGCGGGCTGCAATTCGCTTGTCTGCATTGGCAGAAGTTGGCGTTATTTATGTGATGACCCATGACTCGATTGGTTTGGGTGAAGATGGCCCCACTCACCAGCCGGTTGAAACCTTGGCTTCTCTGCGCGTAATTCCTAATTTGTTGGTGTTCCGTCCTGCGGATGGCAATGAGTCTTCTGGTGCTTATAAGGTAGCAATTCAAAACCGCAAACGTCCCTCTTTGATGGCGATGTCTCGTCAAAATTTACCTAATTTGGATGGTTCTTCTATTGATATCGTAAGCAAGGGTGCTTATGTTCTTTCTGGTGCTGAAGAAACTCCTGATATTATTTTGATTGGAACCGGTTCGGAAGTTCAACTTTGCGTTAAAGCGGCTGAACAATTACGCGGCGAAGGTAAGAAAGTTCGCGTCGTTTCTATGCCTTGTTCAGAGTTGTTTGATGAGCAAGATGAGGCTTATAAAGAGTCTGTTTTGCCGAAGTCTGTTAAGAAGCGTTTGGCGGTTGAAGCTGCTGTTAGCTTTGGCTGGTGCCGGTATGTTGGCAGTGAAGGTGATACCGTAAGTATTGACACTTTTGGTGCTTCTGCGCCTGGTGAGGTGCTTTTGGAGAAATTCGGCTTTACTGTTGATAATGTCGTGGCAAAAGCTAAGGCTTTGTTAGGCTAA
- a CDS encoding UbiD family decarboxylase — MARDLRGFLKLLEERGQLRRIKALVDSDLEIAEISNRMLQAGGPALLFENVKGAEFPVAVNLLGTEERVCWSMNMQKPQELEELGKKLGMLQQPKPPKKIAQAVEFGKVLFDVLKAKPGRDFFPACQQVVLEGDNLDLNKIPMIRPYSGDAGKIITLGLVITKDCETGTPNVGVYRLQLQSKNTMTVHWLSVRGGARHLRKAAERGKKLEIAIALGVDPLIIMAAATPIPVDLSEWLFAGLYGGSGVNLAKCKTVDLEVPADSEIVLEGTITPGEMLPDGPFGDHMGYYGGVEDSPLVRFHCMTHRKDPIYLTTFSGRPPKEEAMMAIALNRIYTPILRQQVSEIVDFFLPMEALSYKAAIISIDKAYPGQARRAALAFWSALPQFTYTKFVIVVDKSINIRDPRQVVWAISSKVDPSRDVFILPNTPFDTLDFASEKIGLGGRMGIDATTKIPPETEHEWGEPLESDPDVAAMVERRWVEYGLGDLKLTEVNPNLFGYEMR; from the coding sequence ATGGCCAGAGATTTGCGTGGGTTTCTGAAACTGCTGGAAGAACGGGGCCAACTACGCCGCATCAAGGCGTTGGTAGATTCTGATTTAGAAATTGCCGAGATATCGAATCGGATGTTACAAGCTGGGGGGCCGGCCCTGCTTTTTGAAAATGTCAAGGGTGCCGAATTTCCAGTGGCGGTGAATTTATTAGGAACCGAGGAACGAGTGTGCTGGTCAATGAATATGCAAAAACCCCAAGAATTAGAAGAATTGGGTAAAAAATTGGGGATGTTGCAACAACCAAAACCCCCCAAAAAAATCGCTCAAGCAGTGGAATTTGGCAAAGTTTTATTTGATGTTCTCAAAGCAAAACCAGGACGGGATTTTTTCCCAGCTTGTCAGCAAGTTGTTTTGGAAGGGGATAATTTAGATTTAAATAAAATTCCCATGATTCGTCCTTATTCGGGAGATGCCGGTAAAATTATTACTCTCGGTTTAGTAATTACCAAAGATTGCGAAACCGGCACCCCAAATGTCGGCGTTTATCGCTTACAACTACAGTCAAAAAATACAATGACTGTGCATTGGTTATCAGTGCGCGGTGGTGCCCGTCATTTACGCAAAGCTGCGGAACGAGGCAAAAAGTTAGAAATTGCCATAGCTTTAGGAGTTGACCCCTTAATAATTATGGCAGCAGCGACTCCTATTCCTGTGGATTTATCTGAATGGTTATTTGCAGGTTTGTATGGTGGTTCCGGTGTAAATTTAGCCAAATGTAAGACGGTTGATTTAGAAGTGCCTGCTGATTCCGAAATTGTTTTAGAAGGCACAATTACCCCTGGTGAAATGTTACCAGATGGGCCCTTTGGCGACCACATGGGATATTACGGCGGGGTGGAAGATTCGCCTTTAGTTCGTTTCCATTGTATGACGCATCGAAAAGATCCGATTTACTTAACAACTTTTAGCGGTCGTCCGCCGAAAGAAGAAGCGATGATGGCAATTGCTTTAAATCGCATTTATACGCCCATTTTGCGTCAACAAGTCTCGGAAATTGTAGACTTTTTCTTACCAATGGAAGCGTTAAGTTATAAGGCGGCAATTATTTCGATAGATAAGGCGTATCCCGGTCAGGCGCGGCGTGCTGCTTTAGCATTTTGGAGTGCTTTGCCACAATTTACTTACACTAAGTTTGTGATTGTCGTGGATAAGAGTATTAATATTCGAGATCCGCGTCAAGTCGTGTGGGCAATTAGTTCTAAAGTTGACCCGTCGCGGGATGTTTTTATTCTGCCGAATACGCCTTTTGATACCTTAGATTTTGCCAGTGAAAAAATTGGTTTGGGGGGTCGAATGGGAATTGATGCAACTACGAAAATTCCGCCAGAAACTGAGCATGAGTGGGGCGAACCTTTAGAGTCTGATCCTGATGTGGCGGCGATGGTTGAGCGCCGGTGGGTAGAGTATGGTTTGGGGGATTTAAAGTTAACGGAGGTGAATCCTAATTTGTTTGGATATGAAATGAGGTAA
- a CDS encoding NYN domain-containing protein encodes MKCPKCESTSCYKNGHSKGRQRYRCKDCGKQFLEDAAVGPPAALESAVAVSVEGQRQVTPAEAMPMIFPLTTAFRESPAGIAVLLLDAENLKLDVLIENFLAGLCGYPLQVKIAFANWRNQNLSKQDGELYDRGYQLIHVPEGKNSADAKMIAVGSSIFLHYPNVREVFVCSSDGLLTHLCNQLQSQGLRVFRVRRQENNLIVENRQTGEVKHYSVPLASPIPSYDGLIQKIDELLKNEQQSISETMGRLSVLASLLEERQHLTKTSLMGAGEVKLNGFSPVLETVPVNNGSKSPISEVKTIFFEKTIDSAEKFQEALIQVLESIKIKSTNQIVSVSLLSAEFHKVYGETANAIVKKLKVATNLTKFLESCSPFILRQNGKNYEVGLADSASLCRIKSPAEFEQALIGIIESLTAKSPGSSICISNIGSEFQKEYGQSIVKTMKQLQLGSKFPKFLESSSAFKVEKHGKGYHVALAVG; translated from the coding sequence ATGAAATGTCCCAAATGCGAATCGACATCCTGCTATAAAAACGGCCATAGCAAAGGCCGGCAGCGTTACCGTTGCAAAGATTGTGGTAAACAATTCTTGGAAGATGCAGCGGTAGGGCCACCGGCAGCCTTGGAGAGTGCTGTTGCGGTTTCCGTTGAGGGACAAAGGCAAGTGACCCCTGCTGAGGCAATGCCGATGATTTTTCCTTTAACAACCGCCTTTAGAGAATCTCCCGCTGGCATCGCTGTTTTACTCCTCGATGCAGAAAATCTGAAACTTGATGTTTTGATTGAAAATTTTTTAGCGGGTTTATGTGGGTATCCTTTGCAAGTAAAAATTGCTTTTGCAAACTGGCGAAATCAAAATTTGAGTAAGCAAGATGGGGAACTGTACGACCGAGGTTATCAGCTTATCCATGTACCGGAAGGAAAAAATAGTGCGGATGCGAAAATGATTGCGGTGGGGTCATCGATTTTTTTACATTATCCGAATGTGAGGGAGGTTTTTGTTTGTTCTTCGGATGGGTTATTAACGCATTTGTGTAATCAGTTGCAAAGTCAAGGTTTAAGGGTTTTTCGGGTGCGCCGGCAGGAAAATAATTTGATTGTTGAAAATCGGCAGACGGGGGAAGTTAAACATTATTCGGTTCCGCTGGCTTCGCCAATTCCTTCCTATGATGGGTTGATTCAAAAAATTGATGAGTTGTTGAAGAATGAACAGCAGTCGATTTCGGAAACAATGGGCCGGTTGTCGGTGCTTGCTTCTTTGCTTGAAGAACGGCAGCATTTAACAAAGACGAGTTTAATGGGGGCCGGTGAAGTAAAATTAAACGGTTTTTCGCCTGTTTTAGAAACGGTGCCGGTGAATAACGGTTCTAAATCGCCAATTTCTGAAGTTAAAACCATTTTCTTTGAGAAAACAATTGATTCAGCAGAGAAGTTTCAAGAAGCATTAATTCAGGTTTTGGAATCGATTAAGATTAAATCTACGAATCAAATCGTTTCGGTAAGTTTGTTAAGTGCCGAGTTTCATAAGGTTTATGGAGAAACGGCAAATGCTATTGTCAAGAAATTAAAAGTTGCTACAAATTTAACTAAGTTTTTAGAGAGTTGTTCGCCTTTTATTTTAAGACAAAATGGCAAAAATTATGAGGTTGGATTGGCAGATTCGGCTTCTCTTTGCAGAATCAAATCTCCAGCGGAATTTGAGCAGGCTTTGATTGGGATTATAGAGTCTTTGACGGCTAAATCTCCTGGCAGTTCTATTTGCATTTCAAATATTGGCAGTGAATTTCAGAAAGAATACGGGCAATCGATTGTTAAGACGATGAAGCAGTTACAGTTAGGGAGTAAGTTTCCGAAGTTTTTGGAGTCTTCGAGTGCTTTTAAGGTTGAGAAGCATGGTAAGGGTTATCATGTGGCGTTGGCGGTTGGGTGA
- a CDS encoding YiaA/YiaB family inner membrane protein — protein sequence MPSVNSSPRQTHSAAWVIQAWLSFAISFGATGIGIFYLPVDSWIKSYMGMGLVFTVGSTLSLGKTIRDEHESKQLAARIDEARVEKLLVEHHPLK from the coding sequence ATGCCCTCAGTTAATTCTAGTCCCAGACAAACTCATAGCGCCGCCTGGGTTATTCAAGCTTGGTTATCTTTTGCTATTTCTTTCGGCGCCACCGGCATCGGGATTTTCTACTTGCCGGTCGATAGTTGGATTAAAAGTTATATGGGAATGGGTTTAGTTTTCACCGTAGGCTCAACCCTCAGTTTAGGCAAAACCATCCGCGACGAACACGAATCAAAACAACTAGCCGCCCGCATTGATGAAGCAAGAGTAGAAAAATTACTCGTCGAACATCATCCCTTGAAATAA